The genomic stretch cacggatggtgcagtgggtagcactgccgcctcacagcaaggaggtcctgggtttgaatccccgtcggccggggcctctctgtgcggagtttgcatgttctccccgtgtctgcgtgggtttcctccgggtactccggtttcctcccacagtccaaagacatgcaggttaggctgattggagagtctaaaattgcccattggtatgagtgtgtgagtgaatggtgtgtgtgccctgcgatggactggcgacctgtccagggtgtattcctgcctttcgcccaatgtatgctgggataggctccagcccccctgcgaccctgttcaggataagcgggttcagataatggatggatggatggaagtattaagtgtttatagacaagtttatacagtttataacatttttaatcacgaaaaaactggtttaagcaggtgattttaatgttgtggctcatcgttgtgtttatatattacactcaccgagctctttgttaagtatttattagacttattttttagacttctactgctataggctatccacttagagttatgatgcgtcgTGTgtttaagtctaataaatacctaataaagtgctcactgatatGTCAAGAATTTCTATTTTTTGGAAATATCTTTCAGctataataagtataataaacacTATACTTCAAAAACGAATGGCAATTTCACCCACCCTGGTTCACAGGCacctgcatatatatatatatatatatatatatatatatatatatatgtgtgtatgtgtgtgtgtgtgtgtgtgtgtgtatatatgtatatagatacacacacactcagtgaccactttattctttattaggtagacctctacaccatcttgttaatgaaaatatttaatcacccaatcatgtggcagcaattaaatgcataaaaacatggtcaagtggttctgctgtttctcagaccaaatgtcagaatggggaagaaatgtggtctaagtgactttgatcatggattGTTTTTTCCAGGCAGGGtggttgagtatctctgaaGCAGACAGTCACAACACAACAGTCACaaaatgcacaacagtctctagagtttacagacaCTAGTGCAAAGCCTAAAACATCCAGatacagcagttctgcaggcggGACGAGACTGGTcgaatctgacaggaaggtgacagtaatgcaaataaccatgtatttgaacagtggtatCAGATGCATGCCAACTCTTGAAATATGTCATCAGcagattaaataattaaatctaTGATTAAAATGAGTGATTTCATCATGTACAAAAGGACatgagttttttgtttttgaaaataatggACAGTAGGAAATTGACTTGGAAAAACAGGAACACATGAATTATACATTCTTATTCATTCTGGATAGAAACTAAtacaacacacatgcaggtgCCTGTGAACTGGGGTGGGTAAAATTGCCATTAGTTTTTGAAGTATAGagtttatttgacttattttagcTGAAAAATATTTCCGAAAAAATTTAAATTCTTGACATATCAATAAGTTGACTATGCATTGTCGGTCTGACCCCTGCTAAAGGCCTCAACCTTGCATTCCACTCCACAGTTAAGAGCTACACAGTGGGTTTGAATTCCCCACCGCACCCGACTCCACCGCACCCCCTGGTGGCCGAACCCAGCAGCACTGGGGAATTTTCGGAATTCAGAAAGGGCCCCAACGGATTTTGGCGCTGCCCAGCTGCAAGACCCCACCCTTGCCCAGGCCTGGAAAACCGCCGCCTATATTGAGGGTGTCCCACAAGACAGGGTGAGTAGGCCGGCGGTGCCATACTTTGAAGTACAGAATAGCTTCCTGTATCGTGTTTATAGGATTAACAAGGAGAAAGTTGAGCAGCTACTGGTGCCCCAGACTCACACCTCCAAGGTCCTGTATCTCGCCCACACTCACCTGTTGGGGGCGCACCTGGGGCGCGAGAAGACGCAGGAGAGGATTTTGTCCCGTTTCTACTGGCAGGGCATCAAGAGGGCCGTGGAGGACTATTGCCGGCAGTGTGCAACGTGCCAACTTCACAGCCCGAAGGTGACGTATCGCAACCCCCTAATACCCCTCCCCATCATAGATGTGCCGTTTCGCAGGGTAGCCATGGACATAGTAGGACCCCTACCCAAGTCCAGCCGGGGCCACCGCTACATCCTGGTGATCCTAGATTACGCCACCCGCTACCCTGAGGCCGTGCCGTTACGGGCCGCGACCGGGAAAAGTGTCGCGAGGGAACTTTTCCTGCTGTTTAGCCGGGTGGGGAGCTGAGGAGGTTCTGACTGACCAGGGGTCATGTTTTATGTCTGGAGTGATGAAGGAGATGTGCCGACTGCTCAAGATCAAGCAGCTGAGGACTTCGGCCTACCACCCCCAGACAGACGGGTTGGTGGAGCGCTTCAACAAGACCTTGAAGACtatgatgaggaagatgataGAAACTGACGGTAATGACTGGGATCACCTACTGCCATATTTAATGTCTTTCTTTGCAGTAGCCACTTTAATTGTTTCTTCAAACATCTCCTCTACTTTCTTGAAGTTCTTCTTCTCTGCATAGCAAGCTTCTAAATCTAACATGGCATATACAAAAGAGGGTTTAATGGAGAGGGCCTGATCCAGGTGTTGGATGCACAGCGTGTAAAGAGTTTcatcctcttctcctccattcTGGATATATGTTTGTCTTTTATGCATGTAGATCAGGGCGAGTTGATGGTGCACAAAGGCTGAATTGGGTGTCATTTCCTGCAGCCTTTTCAAAAGAGACAAGGCCTTAtccaattgcttatttctccGATAGAACTTtgacacatactgtatcacGTAGGGTTTGAAATGACATGTCAGTCATGTAATTtcagcaaaacaaatacaattgattTCTGGATAATGTCTGTAACAAAGATAGAAACACAGTGATGGATGTTGCAATTGCATTCCTTTTAATGCATACAATTTTAATCTGCATGCCATTATAGTATGGTGCCGTCTTAAGCTGTCCTCCTAGGGTATCACAATAAATGTGTCAATTATGTCAGTCATTAAACTATTGCATTACACATTAATATTCTAATGTTACCATACTCATGCTTAGGATATTTAACCTCTGAGGTTGCTTACATGCTAAATTTGAAAAGAACAGTATAAATCAAGCATTGCAATCTTCACCTGAAAGTGTTGCAGTGAAAGTGTTgcttcatttaatatttaattcatttgaataaaatgaaatcagtGGTTGTTATGTTTCCACTCCTTAGAGTCATTATTTGAACTTCATTCCCctctcaaaggcagcagagaggtcaTCAGTTTCAGCAGAAAGCTTGTCTTCAGCCCTCAGGAAGGCCAGAATTTCAGATGCTTCTGCAGCCCTCtgtctgcaaaacaaatacaactgATTTCTGGATAATGTCTGTaacaaatatagaaacacagtgaTGGATGTTGCAATTGCATTACTTTTAATGCatacaatttaaatgtattttaatctgCATGCCATTATAGTGGTGCCGTCTTGAGCTGTCCTCCCAGGGTGTCACATTAAATGTCAATTATGTCAGTCATTAAACTATTGCATTACACATTAATATTGTAAAAGCTTTGTGTgtttaagtctaataaatacctaatatagtgccacctgagtatatgtatatgtatatgtatactgACTGTATAGTTAATTGATTGATATGAGAAGAATTTCATctataataagtataataaacacTATACTTCAAAAACGAATGGCAATTTCTCCCACCCTGGTTCACAGGCACctgcataaatatatatatatatatatatatatatatatgtgtgtgtgtgtgtgtgtgtgtgtgtgtgtgtgtgtgtgtgtgtatctatatacacacacactcagtgaccacttttttctttattaggtagacctgtataccagcttgttaatgcaaatatttaatcacccaatcatgtggcagcaattaaatgcataaaaacatggtcaagaggttctgctgtttttcagaccaaatgtcagaatggggaagaaatgtggtctaagtgactttgatcatggattgttgttgccaggcagggtggctgagtatctcagaagcagagatgttcatgcacaacagtctcgagagtttACAGACAATAGTGCAAAACCTAAAACATCCAGatacagcagttctgcaggcaggacGAGACTGGTcgaatctgacaggaaggtgacattaatgcaaataaccatgtatTTGAACAGTAGTATCAGATGCATGCCAACTCTTGAAATATGTCATCAGCAGATTAAATCATAAAATCTATGATTAAAATGAGTAATTTCATCATGTACAAAAGGAgataagttttttgtttttgaaaataatggATAATAGGAAATTGACATGGAAAAACAGGAATTATACATTCTTATTCATTCTGGATCGAAACTAAtacaacacacatgcaggtgCCTGTGACCTGGGGCGGGTAAAATTGCCATTAGTTAGagtttattatacttattatagctgaaaaatatttccaaaaaattTAAATTCTTGACATATCAATAAGTTGACTTTGCACTGTCGGTCTGACCCCAGCTAAAAGCTGAATTGAGAACAGCTTGTTAtgccctgaaaaaaacaaaaggcctCAACCTTGCATTCCACTCCACAGTTAAGAGCTACACAGTGGgtttgaattcatttcaatatttattacTTACCATAATTGTAATAGCAAAAGCAAGCAACAGTAATCCTTTCATCAgattaataattacatttaactaTTTTTACAATTAACAATGAACAAACACAGTTAACATTCTTTTATTAACATGACAttcagtaaataataataataataataataataataataataataataataataataatgataataataatagtacagaATATTCATGCACTTGCACTTTGCAGCCCAAAAGTGGCTAgtgaggaaataaatgaaaacaaactaaagCTTTTGCAGTGTATGCCATTTAAATGggctttgcattttaaaatgttgatttCATTTCCAGGGTTAGCGGAGATTGCACAGAGCAGTGAGGTACTCCTTGTTGCCAGGGTCAAGAAGAATGGCCTTCTCATAACACCTAATAGCGTGAACTTTTTTACAGGTTATTTCATGAACATAGCCCAGAAGCCCATAAGCTTTGCCATCATGctcaaaatgtctttatttgcaATTTTTGTGAGTTGCTGCGCACACCTTTTTCCCTCTGCTGTATGTTTCTGCAGTCTAAGCCCTTCCTTGTAGTGCATAATAGCCAAGGGCACTGATTTCATGTGGTAGAGCTGGAAATCTGCGTAACGGACCTCTACAACATGCAGGCTGTCATTCTTAGCAGTAGCCACTTTAAATGTTTCTTCAAACATCTCCTCTGCTTTCTTGAAGTTCTTCTTCTCTGCATAGCAAGCTGCTAAATCTAACATGGCATATACAAAGGAGGGTCGAATGGAGACGGCCTGATCCAGGTGTTGCATGCACAGTGTGAGTAGAGCTTCAGCCTCTTCTCCTCCATTCTGGATTGATGTCTGTCTTTTACTCATGTAGATCAGGGCGAGTTGATGGTGCACAAAGGCTGAATTGGGTGTCATTTCCTGCAGCCTTTTCAAAAGAGACAAGGCCTTATCAAATTGCTTATTTCTCCGATAGAACTTTGCCACATACTGTATCACGTAGGGTTTGTTGGGATCCAAGTCTATGGCCGTTTCCATCAGCTCCTCGGCTCTCTGATACTCTTTATATTCAGCGTGCTTCAGGCCCAGCAGAACCATGATGTAAGCATTGTTTGGATCAAGTTCTAAAACCCGCCTCAACTGCCTGCTTGCTGGGGACTCTTCAAAGCTTGTGAGATTGAACTCTGTGCGATACAGAGCCACAGCATAACTCTCATTCCACTCTATCTCTTCTGGCTCCAACTCCAGCGCCTTCTCAAAGCAATCTTTTGCTTTCTCATAGTATTGTTGAGCGAAGTTCAGGAATGCCCTGCCTTTCTCCCCATAGATTTCAGGATGGAGAACAGCAGGGGATTCTGTAGGAAACTGCATCTTAATCTCCTCCAGCTTGTCCAGGTAGGTCTGGGATTGTGCGTGCTCACGCATGTGataatacacccatgcaaaATTGCCATAGGTGACGATGAGCTGCCTCTCACAGTTGTCACCGTGATGCTTCCTGATGTGCTCCTCAGCCTTTTCCAAGTAATCCCGCGCTTCCTCAAGGAGACCTTGCTTGAACTTTGTGAAAGCCAGATTACTGTATGACCATCCGATGCCCCTGTCCTCTCCCACTGACATTTCAATATTGTCTTTAAGCCTGTTCTGTAGATCATTTAAGTCGGTGTCATTCAAACCCCAAGTGAAGTGGCACTCAAGCTGACACAGTTTGGCGAGCAGCATATCTTTCATTAAACTGCAACAAATAAGGAATACAATGAATAAGTTAATTCTATTTGGGGTAATAAAATGGTTGCTGTTTGAACAAAGAGAAAGTCTTGTctagttttttaaatgtataaaaatgtcaatCATCCAATACGAAGAgatatgttgtttatttatctatttcatCATAATCTTAGAACTATTAATTCAGGCTTTTATGAAATAAGCGCTTACTTACAAACAAGTTGACAAACACCTTCAAGTGGATCTTGAAAACAGGTCAAAATTCCGCTGCTCCTATCAAAACTGCACCACAACCCACAGCGTTTTATAGAGCCACAACAGTCTCCTCCCTGAAGTTTGGTCGCGATAACGTAGCGGACGAGGTCCCGTGCCACACCCTCCACAGGATTCAACTTATGCAAACTTTAAACTTAGGCAATTGTTGCCGGGAAACAAAAAACTCGTTAtgaccatgttttttttattttcattttatttttaaagttctCAGATTTAAATTCTGTGAGCGACCTTAAGCGTGGATCTATGAAATATCAGTCACATTAAGCCAATGAATATGCAGTTGAAACGTAATTTACTTTGCTAGAGTTTCGTTTCTTATTTTCTGAGTGCAAGAAAGTGTTGCAGTGTCGgcttcatttaatatttattttgatatacGTCCCTTATTTCTAGATTTCCATGAAAGTTATTGCACGGTTTTACTTTTTATGAGCGCCCAAGGACCCGCTCatcctaaaaataaatgtaaaaaaaaaaaacatttaaaaaagggaaCACACCATTTTGCtctgctgaaataaataaaaatattctttgAAAAACTGCGATACCCCAAATTTGGGTAGCAGCGTGCAGTTTCTAGAATTATCTATAATTCAGTGTTGCGGGGGTTGGTAagaactacaattcccagaACTCCACGTCACACTATAGAAGGGGTAGGGCAGTGGATTGCGAGCGCTTCTGCTTACACTCTCTCAGCCGTGAGTCTCTAGAAGACTTAAGGTACACTGGAAATACTTTTAATCAGAGATGCGCGCCAAGATTTTTTTTAAGCTAAGTCGCTGATAGTTTGCTGCGGTTTACTACACCTGTGCTGCTGCACTAACTGCATTAGTGAGCGAATACGAAAGGTACGCTATCTAATAGTTAGTTGCCGCAGCTAACGTTTATACGCGGTGTTTGCCAATAGCTAATATTTAATTGTCACAGCTGCACTTATTATGGTTATCCTAGGTCACTGGCATGCTTTTATAGCAGGCTTTATTGTGTGTTTTGACCTACTATTAAAAACCAACCAATCTACAGAGCGCATTCGTTTTAGATATGGTAATAACGCAATTTTTATTCCTTTATTCCTGTGGTTCTGATTGGGTTGCCAGCCCCCTGATTCTTCTCTGAATAGCAGATTTTAATGAATCAAGGTATTCAtacaaaatgtttattatgtattagtatgtattttgaaaacattatttattagtGAAACAGTCTGTGTTTTGGAAACCTGGTGTTCACAGCCTTATGTGCAGGTTCAGGCGAGATTACCGTTtactttttattacatttcctgTGGTCAACTTTAAAGCTCTTGGCCTACTCTGTGAGACCATGTCAGCCTTTGGGCCTATGTATTAGCTATTGTGATTTGtactattttgatttcatttccTGTGGGCTTGTCTACCCGTGATACGGttttaggagagagagagttctaAGTTTGCGTtgcttttaatatatattttttccttttctagcTTTTATGTTTCCTTAGCCACGGCGGGTTGCAGGCCTGGGTTGCTGGAGGCAGGCACTGGTGAGGTGGTGGGTATAGGCTATTGGTGTTGTAATAGTTCACATATCCCTTTTTTTTATAGGGGAGTATAGTCTGTGGTGTATACTGTACGCAGTGTATATGGCTTGCTGTGCCTATTGCTTGCAGTGGAATTAGTTTGTAGTCTATACGGTTTGCAGCCTATAGCTTGCAGTGAATATTCTGTAACGTATGTGAGTGTTGGTTTGGTCtgcactctctccttctctccctgccAATAGGGCCCGGGTCCTGTCGTAGCCGtggtctttctctcttcctttttctcgctctccccctctcgtgTGTTTCGTGTGTCTTGGCCCCGGACAGGCATAAAGCCTCTTTTGGTGTACTGTATTAAATAAAACTGCTTGTAACCGCAAACAACGCTCATCACTGTTTGTTGCCTCTTTGATGTATGTAAGAGCATCTGTCCATCATACTTCAGGCTGACCTTGGAGGTCCCTCTCCTCAGTAAAGCAGAGGGGGCCATAGAGGAACCGTCCCCCATCATATCTGAGGGGGTTACatcagttttatgtttttataaatatattgatATCATTTGTTTCCAACAAACTGCTGGGTTTTAAAGATTGGTATTTTGTGTTGTGGTCTGTTATTCTGGAACAGAATAATATTGAAAgccccaacaatcattccatggtcaaagtcacttggatcaaaatttctcctcattctgatggttgatgtgaacatgaactaaagctcctgacccgtattttcatgattgtttgtgatgcactgctgccacatgattgactgattagataatcacatgagtaaaataaagtccTTGATGAGTGTATGTAGCTACTGTAGGACCTAAATATCCAAAATTAGCAAAAGGATTATGAAATATAATCTAAATGTACCTTTCTGGTGGAACTACTAacgctgaacattttactgtttgtATTGCAGCACATAAAAAACAGTGCATGCATGCTGCAGCTAATACATTGTATGTGTTCTGAAATAAGctgtattttcaaataaaacctaTAGCAATTTACATATGGCCATAGCGTTAGGGTAAATTGTGCATCGCATTAGTCTAAAGTTAGAGAACAAACAGTAAATATTCCTCATAGTACTTTACAGCAGGGAGTCATGTCTCGGATGCTGGCAAAGAAACTGTTGCCTTATGGTAATTATTTACTTGGAAATTagaattttgtattttagtggtTTTACATGCGTTTGAAATGACATGTCAGTCGTGTAAttgcagaaaaacaaatacaattgattTCTGGATAATGTCTGaaacaaatatagaaacacagtgaTGGATGTTGCCATTACATTAGTTTTAATGCatacaatttaaatgtattttaatctgCACGCCATTATAGTATGGTGCTGTCTTAAGCTGTCCTCCTAGGGTATCACAATAAATGTCAATTATGTCAGTCATTAAACTATTGCATTACACATTAATATTCTAATGTTACCATACTCATGCTTAGGATATTTAACCTCTGAGGTTGCTTACATGCTAAATTTGAAAGTGTTGCAGTGAAAGTGTTgcttcatttaatatttaattcatttgaataaaatgaaGTCAGTGGTTGTTATGTTTCCACACCTTAGAGTCATTATTTGAACTTCATTCCCctctcaaaggcagcagagaggtcaTCAGTTTCAGCAGAAAGCTTGTCTTCAGCC from Conger conger chromosome 2, fConCon1.1, whole genome shotgun sequence encodes the following:
- the LOC133122896 gene encoding interferon-induced protein with tetratricopeptide repeats 5-like, with amino-acid sequence MKDMLLAKLCQLECHFTWGLNDTDLNDLQNRLKDNIEMSVGEDRGIGWSYSNLAFTKFKQGLLEEARDYLEKAEEHIRKHHGDNCERQLIVTYGNFAWVYYHMREHAQSQTYLDKLEEIKMQFPTESPAVLHPEIYGEKGRAFLNFAQQYYEKAKDCFEKALELEPEEIEWNESYAVALYRTEFNLTSFEESPASRQLRRVLELDPNNAYIMVLLGLKHAEYKEYQRAEELMETAIDLDPNKPYVIQYVAKFYRRNKQFDKALSLLKRLQEMTPNSAFVHHQLALIYMSKRQTSIQNGGEEAEALLTLCMQHLDQAVSIRPSFVYAMLDLAACYAEKKNFKKAEEMFEETFKVATAKNDSLHVVEVRYADFQLYHMKSVPLAIMHYKEGLRLQKHTAEGKRCAQQLTKIANKDILSMMAKLMGFWAMFMK